From the Carboxydocella sporoproducens DSM 16521 genome, the window TGGCGGAGCCGACGGGATTCGAACCCGCGACCTCCTGCGTGACAGGCAGGCATCCTAGACCAGACTAGACCACGGCTCCGCGATGGTGGGCGATGACAGGTTCGAACTGCCGACCCCCTGCTTGTAAGGCAGGTGCTCTCCCAGCTGAGCTAATCGCCCATATAGAAATGGTGACCCCTACGGGATTCGAACCCGTGTTACCGCCGTGAAAGGGCGGTGTCTTAGACCACTTGACCAAGGGGCCACATGATGGTGAGCCATGCTGGACTCGAACCAGCGACACCCTGATTAAAAGTCAGGTGCTCTACCTACTGAGCTAATGGCTCATCATGTCGTCTGACAGTTTCATATTCTACACGATGCTAGAAAAGTTGTCAACAGTTTTTCTTGAAATTTTTCAGTTCCAAAAGCAGCCTTTGGACCAGATCTCCACGTACGCCCTTTCCAATACTCTGGCCGTTTAACTCAACGATAGGCACTATTTCGCTGATCGAATTGGTAATAAAGATCTCATCAGCCTGTAAAAGCGCTTCTTGATAATATAATCCCGCCTGGATTGTTATCCCTTGCATTCTGGCCATCTCTATTACTTTTTGTCGCATTATTCCATTCAAAATACCGGTTTCCAGAGAGGGAGTGAACAATATCCCGTCTTTAAACCAGAAGATATTACTTACTGTGCCCTCGGCCACATGGTCGGTACTGGTTAGATAAACCCCTTCCTGCCAGCCTTTGCTGTTCATCTCAGGAAAGGCAAGAACTTGATTAAGAAAGTTTAATGACTTAAGTCCTGCACCAGGCCATAGTTTACCCCAGTGCCGACCCGAAAGAATACCAGCCTTAATCCCCATT encodes:
- the pabC gene encoding aminodeoxychorismate lyase, which translates into the protein MPNYLVINGTVTEEEKAVISVLDHGFLYGDGLFTTIRVEAGRPLWFDDHWQRLCQQATVMHMPIPWEKKEVLNWLLAGLKANGLVDAYVRVTVSRGQGPLGLDFSQCKLPNCIVYSKPLPAHIEERQKMGIKAGILSGRHWGKLWPGAGLKSLNFLNQVLAFPEMNSKGWQEGVYLTSTDHVAEGTVSNIFWFKDGILFTPSLETGILNGIMRQKVIEMARMQGITIQAGLYYQEALLQADEIFITNSISEIVPIVELNGQSIGKGVRGDLVQRLLLELKNFKKNC